One Zeugodacus cucurbitae isolate PBARC_wt_2022May chromosome 3, idZeuCucr1.2, whole genome shotgun sequence genomic region harbors:
- the LOC128920229 gene encoding epidermal growth factor-like protein, with the protein MCIGPNMCKCNINYEKTSTDDCVPVCKPACKNGECIAPNKCRCSQGYCKNAHGECEPVCSSGCPNGRCVAPETCECNEGYSQNAPNICDPVCSSGCPNGRCVAPETCECNEGYSQNAPNICDPVCSSGCPNGRCVAPETCHCNKGYSLSATNICDPVCSSGCLNGRCVAPETCDCNKGYSLSALNICDPVCSSRCLNGRCVAPETCDCNKGFSLIATNMCDPI; encoded by the coding sequence ATGTGTATTGGACCCAATATGTGTAAATGCAATATCAATTATGAGAAAACCTCGACTGACGACTGTGTGCCCGTCTGTAAGCCAGCCTGCAAGAATGGTGAATGCATTGCGCCGAATAAATGTAGGTGCTCACAAGGCTATTGCAAAAACGCACATGGTGAGTGTGAACCGGTTTGCTCAAGCGGATGTCCGAATGGTCGGTGCGTCGCTCCTGAGACCTGTGAGTGCAACGAAGGGTATTCACAGAACGCTCCAAATATATGTGATCCGGTTTGCTCAAGCGGATGTCCGAATGGTCGGTGCGTCGCCCCTGAGACCTGTGAGTGCAACGAAGGGTATTCACAGAACGCTCCAAATATATGTGATCCGGTTTGCTCAAGCGGATGTCCGAATGGTCGGTGCGTCGCTCCTGAGACCTGTCACTGCAACAAAGGATATTCACTGAGCGctacaaatatatgtgacccGGTTTGTTCAAGCGGTTGTCTGAATGGTCGGTGCGTTGCTCCTGAGACCTGTGACTGCAATAAAGGATATTCACTGAGCGCTCTAAATATATGTGACCCGGTTTGTTCAAGCCGTTGTCTGAATGGTCGGTGCGTCGCTCCTGAGACCTGTGACTGCAATAAAGGATTTTCACTGATCGCTACAAATATGTGTGACCCGATTTGA